Below is a genomic region from Citrobacter tructae.
TCCCCGTGTTCGGGAATATGCGCGCTGATGACATAAAAATTGAGATGGTCAGGATCTATATGGAGCCCCAGCTCTTCGGGTTGGCATGGAGATATCTTACTTATGTGCAGCTCGCGTTTCCGATGTTCTTTCTCTCAAATGGTCGCAAGTAAGCGAGGAAGGCATTTTCATCCAGTAAGGAAAGACAGGGACAAAACAAATTAAAGTCTGGACCAAGAGGCTACATAACGCGATCGAACTTGCAAAGACGCTGGGCGGACGGGAAACGGTTATCTGTAGCAGCAAAAAAACTAAGTATTCGAAAAGTGGGTTTAACGATCTGTGGGAAACAGCAAGGGAAGCATCAGGAAGAAAGCTTGATAGAAAACTGCCATGCACTTTTCATGATCTCAAGGCTAAAGGAATATCTAATTGCGAAGGCTCAAGTAAGGACAAACAAATATTCTCAGGTCACAAAACTGAAAGCCAAGTTGTGGTTTATGACAGAAAAGTGAAAATTTCTCCCACACTGGATCTTCCAGTATTGGGCAAATCAGAAGATGATGATGGCGAGTTTTATACCAAGTGAATATACCAACACTATACCAAGTGTGACATGAGTCGTTGAAAGGAATTGAGCTAAGTGTTTGAATAGTGGCGGAGAGAGGGGGATTTGAACCCCCGGTAGAGTTGCCCCTACTCCGGTTTTCGAGACCGGTCCATTCAGCCGCTCTGGCATCTCTCCGTTCTGGCGGTTGCCATGATGCCAGGTAATTTGGCATTTTAACAGACCCCGTTCCGTCAATTTCGTTCAAGTGACGAGTTTGCGAGCAAAACGATGATTAAGTGGCCCTGGAAAGAGCAAGAAACAGCCCGGAATGATGACTGGCCGTGGGATGATGCCTTGGCAATTCCTCTTCTGGTGAATCTCACCGAGCAAGAACAAGCCAGACTTATCGCCCTGGCTGAGCGTTTTTTACAGCAAAAAAGGTTAGTTGCGCTCCAGGGATTTGAACTGGACCCTCTAAAAAGTGCGCGTATTGCTCTGCTATTCTGTTTGCCCATTCTGGAATTGGGTATTGAGTGGCTTGATGGCTTTCATGAAGTCCTGATCTACCCTGCCCCGTTTGTGGTGGATGATGAATGGGAGGATGACATTGGGCTGGTGCATAACCAACGTGTCGTACAATCCGGACAAAGTTGGCAACAAGGTCCGGTGATCCTGAACTGGCTCGATATTCAGGACTCCTTCGATGCCTCCGGTTTCAATCTGATTATTCATGAAGTGGCGCACAAACTGGATATGCGTAATGGCGATCGCGCCAGCGGTATTCCGGCGATCCCGCTGCGGGATATCGCTAGTTGGGAACACGACCTGCATGCTGCAATGAATAACATTCAGGATGAAGTAGACCTGGTGGGCGAAACCGCTTGCAGTATAGATGCCTATGCCGCGACCGACCCTGCAGAATGTTTTGCAGTGTTATCTGAATATTACTTCAGCGCCCCCGAATTATTTGCGCCTCGTTTCCCTGCATTATGGCAGCGTTTCTCTCAGTTCTATCGGCAGAACCCGTTGCAACGACTGCGTGATAGTCGGGAAGATGAGAATTAATTGCTCATCGAATGTGCATTAACACTGCATTTTGAGGATTAATTAACCAATTGAAATGACGTGTTAATTTTACTGTTGACACGTCATGGTGAGGTCAGTAATATGCGCCTCGTTCACACGATTCCTCTGTAGTTCAGTCGGTAGAACGGCGGACTGTTAATCCGTATGTCACTGGTTCGAGTCCAGTCAGAGGAGCCAAATTTAAAAAGCCTGCTTAGGAAACTAAGCAGGCTTTTTGCTTTTCAGTTTTTTCTTTTCTCTTTCGTCATATTTTTCATCTTGCCTGCTGTAAGGGATAAAATCGTTTTCTCTTCCCCTCTGTCGCGGTAGTCTCATCACAGTCGCTAATATCTCGACTGCAATGTGCGTAACCTTATTCCAATACTAATAACAAAAAATCAGTACAGACAGGATAGCTATGGATTCCACCCTCATCTCCACGGGTCCTCAGGAGGACTCTACTTCACAACATCGCGATCGCGCGCGCCGTGCCGCACTGGGTAGCTTCGCCGGTGCCGTAGTCGACTGGTATGATTTTCTGCTGTATGGCATCACCGCCGCGTTGGTTTTTAACCGGGAATTTTTCCCTCAAGTCAGCCCGGCGATGGGCACGCTCGCGGCCTTTGCCACTTTTGGCGTTGGCTTTTTATTCCGCCCATTAGGCGGGGTGATCTTCGGTCACTTCGGCGATCGACTGGGCCGCAAACGTATGCTGATGCTCACCGTTTGGATGATGGGCATTGCCACAGCGTTGATTGGTATTATTCCCTCTTTTGACACCATCGGCTGGTGGGCCCCGGTTCTGCTGGTAACGCTGCGTGCCGTTCAGGGATTCGCCGTCGGTGGCGAATGGGGCGGCGCGGCGTTGCTCTCCGTCGAAAGCGCGCCAAAAAACAAAAAAGCGTTCTACAGCAGTGGTGTTCAGGTGGGTTATGGCGTCGGTCTGTTGCTCTCAACGGGGTTGGTATCGCTAATCAGTTCACAAACGACCGATGAGCAGTTCCTGAGTTGGGGCTGGCGCATCCCGTTCCTGTTCAGCATTGTGCTGGTACTCGCCGCATTATGGATGCGTAACCGAATGGAAGAATCGGCGGAGTTTGAACAGCAAAAACAGCAGGCATCGCAGACCCAAAAGCGCCTGCCGGTGATCGAAGCATTAACCCGACACCCGGGGGCATTTATGAAAATTATCGCCCTGCGCCTGTGTGAACTGCTGACCATGTACATCGTCACCGCGTTTGCCCTGAATTATTCCACGCAAAACCTGGGGCTACCACGTGAGCTTTTTCTAAATATCGGGTTGTTAGTCGGTGGGTTGAGCTGTCTGACTATCCCCTGCTTCGCCTGGCTTGCCGACCGATTTGGCCGCCGACGGGTCTACATTATCGGTGCTCTGGTCGGTACACTCAGCGCTTTCCCGTTCTTTATGGCGCTTGAGGCGCAGTCTATTTTTTGGATTGTATTCTTCGCCATTATGCTGGCAAACATCGCCCACGACATGGTGGTCTGCGTACAGCAGCCGATGTTTACTGGGCTATTTGGCGCAAGCTATCGTTACAGCGGCGCTGGTGTTGGATATCAGGTTGCCAGCGTCGTAGGCGGCGGTTTTACCCCGTTTATTGCCGCTGCACTGGTGACCTTCTCTGGGGGAGACTGGCATAGCGTCGCTATTTATCTGATGGCGGGATGTCTTATTTCTGCCGCGACCGCAATTCTGATGAAAGATAAAATGCACGGCTAAGCCTTTATGCGAAGCCCATTCGGTCTTCGCATATTCTTCCTCAACGTCTGACTTTTGTTTCACATTCCTGTGACATACTATCGGGAGAGCAGCACATCTGTGGAACAAGGAGACAGACATGAACAATAAGGGCCCCAGCCTGACCCCGGCTCAGGCGCTGGATAAACTGGACGCATTGTATGAGCAGTCAGTTAAAGCTCTGCGTAGCGCCATTGGCAAGTATATTGAAACCGGGACACTTCCTGACATCATCGCCCGAGATAACGGTCTTTTTGTTTACCCTTCACTTTCTGTAACCTGGGATGGCAGCGCAACGAATCCCCCGAAAACACGTGCTTACGGTCGTTTTACCCATGCTGGCTGCTATACAACGACCATTACTCGCCCTTCTCTGTTCCGCCCTTATCTTGAAGAGCAGCTCACCCTGCTGTACCAGGATTACGATGCGCATATTTCCGTCGAACCGTCACAGCATGAGATCCCTTATCCCTATGTGATAGACGGCTCTGAACTGGCGCTCGACCGCTCCATGAGCGCCGGATTAACACGCCATTTCCCCACCACCGAGTTGTCGCAGATTGGTGATGAAACCGCTGACGGGACGTATCACCCGGCGGAATTTTCTCCGCTGTCGCACTTCGACGCCCGACGCGTTGATTTTTCGCTGGCGCGCCTGCGTCACTACACGGGCACGCCGGTGGAACATTTTCAGCCCTTTGTACTGTTCACTAACTACACCCGCTATGTCGATGAGTTTGTGCGCTGGGGCTGCAGCCAGATCCTCGACCCGGACAGCCCGTATATCGCGCTGTCATGCGCAGGTGGAATTTGGATCACAGCTGAAACCGAGGCACCGGAAGAAGCCATTTCCGATCTTGCCTGGAAGAAACACCAGATGCCCGCCTGGCATTTAATCACCTCCGACGGTCAGGGGATCACGCTGGTGAATATCGGCGTCGGCCCGTCAAACGCCAAAACTATTTGCGATCACCTGGCGGTCCTGCGGCCTGACGTCTGGCTAATGATTGGACACTGTGGCGGCCTGCGTGAAAGCCAGGCAATTGGCGATTATGTTCTGGCTCACGCTTACCTGCGCGACGACCACGTACTGGATACCGTACTGCCGCCGGATATTCCAATTCCGAGCATCGCCGAAGTACAGCGTGCGCTGTATGACGCCACCAAAGAAGTTAGCGGCATGCCCGGTGAAGAGGTCAAACAGCGCCTGCGTACCGGTACCGTCGTCACCACCGACGATCGCAACTGGGAGCTACGCTACTCCGCCTCTGCGCTACGCTTTAACCTCAGCCGTGCCGTCGCTATCGATATGGAGAGCGCCACGATTGCCGCCCAAGGTTACCGCTTCCGCGTGCCTTACGGCACCCTGCTTTGCGTCTCCGATAAACCGCTGCATGGTGAGATTAAACTGCCGGGTCAGGCCAACCGTTTTTATGAAGGTGCAATTTCTGAGCACCTGCAAATTGGTATCCGGGCAATCGATCGTCTCCGCGCCGAAGGCGATCGCCTGCACTCCCGCAAATTACGTACGTTCAACGAACCGCCGTTCCGTTAAGGCCTGAAGGTAACTATGCATAACTCAACTCCCCTTTCCGCTCTGCGCAATCTGATGTTAGCGCAGGGACTGGATGGTATGATTGTTCCACGTGCCGATGCTCATCAGAGCGAGGATTGCACGCCGCACGACAATAAACTGGCCTGGCTGACCGGTTTTAGCGGCTCTGCTGGCCTCGCGCTGGTGCTGCGCGATCGCGCATTAATGTTTGTCGATGGACGTTATCAGGTCCAGGTACGCAACGAAGTTTCCCTGGATGACTTCGAAATTCATCATTTACACGACGAACCGCTGGCCGATTATTTGCAGTCTCACGTTGCCGCAGGCACACGTATTGGCTTTGAGCCTCTGCTGATGGTCAACAGCCAGTTTGAGGCACTGTCAGCCACCCACTGCGAAATGGTGCCTCTGGAGCAAGATCCTTTTGACCAGATATGGCTTGATCGTCCGGCAGCTCCCTGCGGCATCATCCGCGAAATGCCCATTGAAATAAGCGGTGAAAGCAGTGAGCAAAAACGCGCGCGGATCGTCGAACAACT
It encodes:
- the mtfA gene encoding DgsA anti-repressor MtfA; the encoded protein is MIKWPWKEQETARNDDWPWDDALAIPLLVNLTEQEQARLIALAERFLQQKRLVALQGFELDPLKSARIALLFCLPILELGIEWLDGFHEVLIYPAPFVVDDEWEDDIGLVHNQRVVQSGQSWQQGPVILNWLDIQDSFDASGFNLIIHEVAHKLDMRNGDRASGIPAIPLRDIASWEHDLHAAMNNIQDEVDLVGETACSIDAYAATDPAECFAVLSEYYFSAPELFAPRFPALWQRFSQFYRQNPLQRLRDSREDEN
- a CDS encoding AMP nucleosidase, whose amino-acid sequence is MNNKGPSLTPAQALDKLDALYEQSVKALRSAIGKYIETGTLPDIIARDNGLFVYPSLSVTWDGSATNPPKTRAYGRFTHAGCYTTTITRPSLFRPYLEEQLTLLYQDYDAHISVEPSQHEIPYPYVIDGSELALDRSMSAGLTRHFPTTELSQIGDETADGTYHPAEFSPLSHFDARRVDFSLARLRHYTGTPVEHFQPFVLFTNYTRYVDEFVRWGCSQILDPDSPYIALSCAGGIWITAETEAPEEAISDLAWKKHQMPAWHLITSDGQGITLVNIGVGPSNAKTICDHLAVLRPDVWLMIGHCGGLRESQAIGDYVLAHAYLRDDHVLDTVLPPDIPIPSIAEVQRALYDATKEVSGMPGEEVKQRLRTGTVVTTDDRNWELRYSASALRFNLSRAVAIDMESATIAAQGYRFRVPYGTLLCVSDKPLHGEIKLPGQANRFYEGAISEHLQIGIRAIDRLRAEGDRLHSRKLRTFNEPPFR
- the shiA gene encoding shikimate transporter, which produces MDSTLISTGPQEDSTSQHRDRARRAALGSFAGAVVDWYDFLLYGITAALVFNREFFPQVSPAMGTLAAFATFGVGFLFRPLGGVIFGHFGDRLGRKRMLMLTVWMMGIATALIGIIPSFDTIGWWAPVLLVTLRAVQGFAVGGEWGGAALLSVESAPKNKKAFYSSGVQVGYGVGLLLSTGLVSLISSQTTDEQFLSWGWRIPFLFSIVLVLAALWMRNRMEESAEFEQQKQQASQTQKRLPVIEALTRHPGAFMKIIALRLCELLTMYIVTAFALNYSTQNLGLPRELFLNIGLLVGGLSCLTIPCFAWLADRFGRRRVYIIGALVGTLSAFPFFMALEAQSIFWIVFFAIMLANIAHDMVVCVQQPMFTGLFGASYRYSGAGVGYQVASVVGGGFTPFIAAALVTFSGGDWHSVAIYLMAGCLISAATAILMKDKMHG